From the Macaca nemestrina isolate mMacNem1 chromosome 2, mMacNem.hap1, whole genome shotgun sequence genome, the window tgagaatttcaagccagtggatctgaGCTTGCTGAGCTCTGTGGGGGTAGGACCCTCCAAGCCcaaccacttggctccctggcttcagcaccctttccaggggagtaaacagttctgtctcactggcgttccaggcaccactggggtatggaaaaaaaaCTCCTACAGTtcgctcggtgtctgcccaaacgactgcccagttttgtgcttgaaatccaGGGCCGTGGTGGCAtaggcaccagagggaatctccGGGTCTGTGGGTCgcgaagactgtgggaaaagcacagtatctggccagaatgcaccattcctcatggcatggcacagtccctcattgCTTCCCTTGGGTAGGGGAGAGATTTCCCTGACcctttgcacttcctgggtgaggcaactccccaccctgctttggctcgccctcagtgggctgcacccactgtccaaccagccccagtgagatgaaccaggtacctcagttggaaatgcagaaatgacCTGCCTTCTGCAtcgatcttgctgggagctgcacactggagctcttcctattcggccatcttgccagcaaccctccatcttctagaagttttatagtttcaggtcttaggtttaagtacttaatccatcttgagttgattttttataagGTGAGAGAGAAGGATCCAGTTTCTTTCTCCTatatgtggctagccaattattccagcaccatttgttgaaaagggcttcctttccccactttatgttttgtttactttgttgaagatcagttggctgtgagtatttgggtttatttctgggttctctattctgttccaatggtctatgtgcctgtttttgtatgagtaccatgctgttttggtgactgtggccttatagtatagtttgaaatcaggtagtgtgatgcctccagatttgttctttttgcttagtcttgctttgtctatgtgagctcttttttggttccatatgaattttagaattgttttttctaactctgtgaagaatgatggtggtattttgatggggattatgctgaatttgtagattgcttttggcagtatggtcattttcacaatattgattctaccaatacatgagcatgggatgtgtttccatttgtttgtgtcatctgtgatttctttcagcagcattttgtagttttccttgtagaggtctttcaacttctgtgttaggtatattcctaagtattttaggtatttttttgcagttgtaaaaggggttgagttcttgatttgattctctgcttggtcgctgttggtgtatagaagagctactgatttgtgtacattaattgtGTATCCGGAAACTTTGCGGAATTCCTTTATGAGTTCtgggagctttctggaggagtcttagGGACTCCTAAGGTAAACAGTcgtgtcatcagcaaacagggacagtttgacttcctcttcactgatttggatgccctttatttatttctcttgtctgattgctctggctaggacttccagtactatgttgaagaggagtggtgagagtgggcatctttgtcttgatCCTGTTCTccgagggaatgctttcaacttttccccattcagtattatgttggctgtgggtttgtcatacattgcttttattacattaaagtatgtcccttgtatgctgatttaactgagggttttaatcataaaggatgctggattttgtcaaatgctttttctgcacctattgagatgatcgtgtgatttttgttcttcttttaagaattacATTTATTACATGTATTGACTTGAgtatgttaaaccatctctgcatccctggtatgaaacccacttgatcatggtggattatctttttgatatgttgttagactcagctagtattttgttaaggattttagcgtCTGTGTTCATCAAAGATAgcggtctgtagttttcttctttgggtgcgtcctttcctggttttggtattagggtgatgctggcttcacagaatgaattagggagtgttccttctttctccatcttGTGGAATAGTATCAAAAGGATTGGTActaattctttgaatgtctggtagaattctgctgtgaatccatctggtcctggacatttttgttggtaattttttaattaccatttcagtctCACTGCTTGCTATCGGTCTGTTCAGAGTATCTAATTAtttctgatttaagctaggatggttgtatttttccaggactTTATCTGTTTcgtctacattttctagtttatgtgtgtaaaggtattcatagtagccttgaatgatcttttgtatttcagtggtgtcagtaatatctcctgtttcgtttcttagtgaggttatttggatttttctctgttcttttcttggttaatcttgctaatgatctatccattttatttatcttttcaaataaccacctttttgtttcatttgtctattgtattttttgtttcagtttcatttagttctgggAATGGTGGCAGTGGGTTGGGTGGGTGAGTAGGTTTTCAAGCCACTGGGCAGCAAACATGGGCAATGGCAGTAGTAGTAGTGGGACAACCCTCTGGGATCCAAGCAGTCAGCGGTGGTTTTGGCGGTGGCTATGATGGGCTGCGTGGGCCAGTCCTCAGACTTGCTGGTGGCATATGTGGGTGGGTGCCAGCTGTGATGGTAATGGCAGGTTGATTGGGCCCAGACTCTGGGAGGAGTGCTCAGGTGCCAATGGTGGTGTCCTGGGCAGGGCAATCCCCAGATCTCTGGACCATGTGCTTGGTTACTGGTGGAGATGAAGCAAGGCTGGGCAGATCTGCCCCCAGGTTCCCAAGGTGTTGTGTGCAGGTGCTGGCTGTTGTAGGCAGGGGTGGGATGATTTCCAGGCCACCAGCAGAATGCTTAGGTTGGGGCAGTAGCAGCTGCATTGTAGCTCTGCTGCTAGGGAGGGTGGGTTTGCTTTCAGTGAGTTGCTCTTGCAGATGGTGAATGTCAGTGGGTCTCTAGGGATGTGGAGATGCAGGGGCTGTAGGGCCGGGCCCCAGGGCAAGATGCAGGTCCACTAGGAGCTGGGCTCTCAAAATAGTGCCATGCTACAGTTCCTTAGGTCTTGGGTGTTTGTGGTACCTAGTGTGAGCTCCCTCTTGAGCAGTGCTTTCATGTGGTCTCCAGGTAATGCCCTGTTAGTCTTGAGACCCACAAGGGTCAAGGGGCTATTTGGTGATTAGGATTGTAGGAGtccttggtgggaatgtagattgcTGGGGATTGCtcactttccttttcctccagTTAGGCAGCCTCTGTAGACTCCTAGCTAATCCTGTCAAGACAGGCTGCTTTGCTTCATTCCTTGCTTTTGATGCTTCCTGTCATTTTGAATTCCACTATTCGCTGTTAGATCTACGTGAAGTATGATTGTCTGCTCATTATTCTGGTTCCCCTCTGTGGAAGAGGTGAGCACTGAATGtatctagtcagccatcttgcttGAAGTCCCTCCTGCttcacagatttttatttttgacaatgATTTATGTGATTGCTTATGACTAGAAAGCCATCACTGCCCAGGTAGAAGAGAAGCGCAGGAAGAAACAACTGGAGGAAgagcaaagaaagaaggaagaacaagAAGAGGAGCTTCGCTTAGCACAGGAACGTGAAGAGATGCAGAAACAGTATGAAGAAGACATacttaagcaaaaacaaaaggaagtagGTATTTACATTCTAATTGTAACtttgatttttgattttgtttttgagacagggtctcactcttctgctcaggttggagtacagtggtgcaatcatagctcactgcagtcttgacctctgGGTACAAGTTGtccttccaccttggtctcctcagtagcagggactacaggcatgtaccaccacatttggctgatttttttgttggtGTGTggaggagacagggtctcactatgttgcctaggctggtctcaagctcttgggctcaagcgatccttccacctcagcctcctaaagtattggtattacaggtgtgagctaccatgttTGGCATCCtaacattttagaataaaaatggatgtatttttaaaggaaaaataaccaGAAGTtgaacatttctattattttgaaattgtgaAGCTATGTATGGACATGTCAGACCTTCACATAAAGTTAGGAAAGAGGGAAGCTTGAGAAAGTTTCATTATTTCACATGATAATAGTTCTCAAATGTTATATTGGTTTGGCTTTTTCTGTAGAGGAGGTCACAGCACAAAGCAGGTGTTACCTATGCACTTCATTTTTATCTACTCCTAGTTTCTTTGCTTCATTTCTAagcaataattattaataattattctaGGTATGTTAAGAGAAATGATTGACCTATCAGTATCCACTTATGAACAGGAACATACATTTGCAGAATAATTGGCTGGGATTGATGATACAATTTGTGACTGTCCTAGAGATCTCTGtgttaaatgactttttttttttttttgagacagagtctcgctcagttacccaggctggagtgcagtggcgtgatctccgctcactgcaagctccgcctcctgggttcacgccattatcctgcctcagcctcccaagtagctgggactacaggcatccgcttccacgcctggctaattttttgcatttttagtagagatggggtttcaccgtgttagccaggatggtctcgatctcctgacctcgtgatccacccacctcggcctcccagagtgctgggattacaggcgtgagccaccgcgcctggcctaaatggcctttttaaaaagtagatactAGGAGACAACATAGGTATGCATACATACCTATCTTGTCTGCACCACTAGGAGAACCCTAAGTGGTGTAGACAAGATAGGTATGTATGGTGGTGGTACCATATTTGAGCTAACCTAACAAAAATACTCACTtgctaaagttttaaaatgtagagCACTTTAAACGTTTTCTTGCTTTTTGCTGCAGTTTTCCCCCTTGGCAACCTTCACTCCAAAATTGGCTAGTAAAGGGACACATGGTCTGGGTTCCAGTTTCATTGAGTTGAATAGGCTGAGCCGGTTACCCCTATGTAACATGAGGAAATCAGTAAAGTATCATTTGAACTGCAAGAAGTGGTCATAAACCTTgtgtttaccttttaaaatatatttttaaatgtaatagaacagtttttaaaactttgaaaacttTTAGTATAGATTTGAAATGGGTAAAAAGAGTTACCATATTTGTGATTGAATACAGCTGTagaaaaagatgttaaaatgtaAGCTCCAGAAGGGCAGGAACTTTTGCCTTGTTGACTGTTCTAACCTTAGTATGTAAAcaagtgcctgacacataggagaagcttagaaaatatttactgagaggAAATAGTCAAGTCTTTGTATGTTTAATAGTTGTATTTAATAACACATCAATATTGACAGGAAATCATGACTGTCAAGACAAATGAGCTATTCCAGACAATGCAGCGAGCGCAGGAACTGGCACAGAGACTAAAACAAGAACAGAGAATCCGAGAATTGGCGCAAAAGGGACATGACACTTCTAGATTGATTAAAAATCTTGGTGGTAAGGGCTTAACCagaactttatttataatatttttagaagatgattttaaataattccttttttctGTGTTTGGAGAAAAGgactcattctgttgcctaggctagagtgcagtggtgccatcacagctcactgcaaccttgtattttttgtagacatggaatctcgctttgttgcccaggctggtcttgaactactgccTTCAgatgaccctcccaccttggcctcccaaagtgttgggattacaggtgtgagtcattgcacccagcctaaatgATTGCCTATTTTTAATACCTTTAATATACCTACTATTTTTGTAGGAATTTCAGACCTTAAACTAGTGTAATTTTATAAATAGGAATGCTTAATTTATGTGGAAAATTgcaataaaagcagaaataatgttaaaatgtgttaaataatgttaaaataataggtaaaatgtgtactttttgtgtctgtttttacagaGAACAATTATGAAATGATCTCCCTAAATTCCATAACCGATAGGAATGTGGGTAACTTTTTGTAAGAAAATTTTTATTGCAGTGTTCATCCTGATTAAGTGAAAATTATTGTATTTAGTTGCTGctatacatacataatttttattaatattccttaAGTGTTGTTTTATCAGGTAATTTCTCTTTGCCAGTTGATACAATACAAATGGAATATAATGCATCTACTAACATTTCAAATTCAAGACATGATTCTGATGAAGTCAGCGGCAAAATGAATACATACACGAATTATACAACTTCTAAGAAGGATACTGGTGTGCAAACAGGTATTTGTGTAGAAACTGTGgtttgatttaaaatttaaagtcatAATTAAAGCAATTAGAATTAAGTTCaatttaaaagttcaaaaattaatgaaaggTGAGGTTTTCAGTAAGTTACAAAATAAAGGGATAACAGCTTTGTTGAAATATGTCACATACCACAAAATTTAccctacagttttttttttggtattcagTGGTGCAACCATTACCGCAATCAATTCTAAAACATTTTGATCACTCTAGAAAGAAACACTGTACCCATTACTTgtcactttctatttctttcttctttctcctccagtTAACGTTCTGTCTTTGAATATTtctgcctgttctggacatttcatgtaactGGAATTAGACCACATAGTcttctctggcttctttctcttagcatgttttaaggtttatccatgttgtagcatgtgtcagtacttcattcctgtTTGTCactgaataaatacatttataataccACATTTTTATTCATGAGTTGATGAGCATTGgtgttatttccactttttggctattaatatgctgctgtgaatattcatATATAGATTTTTGTGGCTGtacatttttagttcttttgagagaagagtagaattgctgagtcatgaGTAACAGGTACTGTTATGTTTAGCATTTTGAAGAACCACCAAACTCTTCTCCAAAGCAGtggtatcattttacatttccaccatcaGTGCATGTGGGTTCTGATTCTCTATATTCTTGCCAACCCTTGTTATTCTACTATTGTGAAGTGTTAGGTGATTTTGGTTTGCATCTCCCCCAGTGactgatgatgttgagcatcttttcatgattATCAATTCATAGAGATGGAAATTAGAGTGGTGGTTGCCAGTGGTTGGGAGTATGAGGGGTTGTTCTTTAATGAGTATAAtagagttttggttttgttgaaaatcaatgaaagaaaaaagtctcaGAGGGCAGTAATTGTTTAATGTTTTGGGGAAagttgtttaaaattaaaaattttgtttataatttttaaaaatcatttgaaacttttttttagatGACTTAAATATAGGAATATTCACCAATGCAGAATCACATTGTGGATCATTAATGGAGAGGGACATCACAAATTGTTCATCTCCTGAGATTTCGGCAGAACTTATTGGACAGTTTAGCACcaagaaaaacaagcaagaacTAACTCAGGATAAAGGAGCCagcttagaaaaagaaaacaatcggTATAATGACCAGTGTAATCAGTTCACAAGaatagagaaacaaacaaaacacatgaaGAAATATCCTAAAAGGCCTGATTGGAATATAAATAAGCCACCTAAAAGGTATATTCCAGCATCAGAAAAGTACCCTAAACAGCttcaaaagcaaagagaagaaaaaaaagtaaggagGCAGATGGAATTGCTTCAtttggtagaaaaaaataatcctgGGCACATCTCTCAAAACAGAGGCATTTCACCAGaaatttttcattcatctcaTCAAGAAACTGAGTCAAAGTTCAGGTGGCATCTAGTCAAAAAGGTAAAGCTCTTCCATCTTAGAAGATGTGTCGATATTTCTAGATTCAAAACAGTTTCTCACATGTATGCTTTGGTAAGGCTGTTCTGATCTGTTTCCGTTTACATTAGGGATCAGCAAACTATATCCCATGGGCAAATCCAGGCTGCTACCCgcttttgtaaaattttatacGAACATAGTCAATTCATTCTTTTATGAATTGTCTATGGCTGACTTCACACAACAGACTAGCAACAGAAACaatatggcccacaaagctgaAAAGGTTTTCTTATTGAGTCCTTTACATTTAACACAACTTCTATAGATGAATGCTGTGTGTTCAAATACTCCTTTAAAACCCTTGTTTATAGTCCATATAGACAGAGGTCAGTTTGGGAGATTAGGAACTACTGGATTAGTTTGACTCTGGAAAAATATTGAATCTATCTATTCTGTTGCTCAGTTGGTACCTGTTATTCAAATATTACCCTCAGATTATTTCAATAAGTAGCTCTAAAAATATTTGTGGGGACATGTGAAAATGCTATATATTCCTTTCTGCATTTATCCATCTTTTAGGAAGAAGAGCCTttgaatattcattcattcagcaaggaAAGGTATGTATGCATCAGATTAATTCTGCAGCTATTTAGTGCTTTCTGTATGGGACAAAAAAGGGATTCAAGATCTGGACGGCATGAGGCATATAGTTATATATAGAGAACAGTCAGAAAGGGTGTGGCTTCCAGGTAAGGGTTAGAGGATTAAGGGATAGGGTGGCACTTTAGCTGGAGCTTGAAGGCCCGTGTTGGACTGGGCCTAGGCAGGAATGTAGATAACATTTACTTTTATCTCTAGACTTAATTAACTAAGTGATTTTGATATTCCAGGTATGTCACTAGCAGAATAGGCATTCTGCTTTGGGAGGAGGGATGGCCAGGAGTGGTGAATGGGAAGAAATGACTGATAAGGACAATGAGAAATTCAGTCAATGAGAGATTTAGGAATTAGAAATCTTTATTCTGTCTTTGTGCATGAACCAGCTGGTTTAGTTGTCTCAGAATGGGGCTTAAAAACAAGTTTCGTTCAGATGGTGAGTATATTATTATATGGTGAATTATCTAAGGAGAAAACAGTAGGCTCAGATTAACCAAACCAGCAGTGTTCCTCAGGATCTAGTAATTAAATTTCTTCCTTGTGCTACAGTACACATACCATAGCTAGTgctagtaaaaacacaaataaataccATTCTTTTCCCCTGTTTTCTGGAATGATATTATAGAGCTCAGGCTTCTATGCATATATTCCCAAAGGTGTTACAGGTACATTTAGAATAAAGTGAAATGGGCCAGGcatgtggctcacgcttgtaatcccagcactttgggaggccaaggcaggtggatcacctgaggtcaggagttcaagaccagccctggccaacgtggtgaaccctgtctctactaaaaatacaaaaactagctgggcacagtggcgtgcgcatgtaatcccagctacttgggaagccgagacaggacaggttgcttgaacccaggaggcagaagttgcagtgagctcagatcacaccactgcactccagcctgggcagcagagcaagacttcgtttCATAAAGTGAAATGTGATCAAAGAGAGATACTTAATCTAAATACACAATTTTTTACTAAGgctcctatttttcttttttttaataggtcTCCATCACCACCAGTTCCAGCAGTGAAAAACAGAACCCAACAAACTCAAAATACATTACACTTACCACTAAAAAACAGTAGCTATGAGAGACAGAATTTGATTTCAGGAGGTAATCAAACAGAATTATCACCTGGAATTTCTGAATCATCCCATTTTATTCCCTATGTTCGAACAAATGAGATCTACTACCTTGATCCCGATGCACCATTGTCTCAGCCTTCAACCCAGGACCCTCAGTACCAAAATTCACAAGGTAAGTAAATATAAGCATTCTAACTGTAAAAATTGACCCATGTAAACCCCCAACTTTAAATTCCAAATTAGTAATTCCTGCACTTAGTTCTAGAAAGTTTCTTACAATGTTTGCTCCTGGAGAGAGGAAGGAATTTTCTCTTGAATATGTCTTAAATTTTGCTTAGTACTTTCCTAGGATACATATTTATTAATGACTCCTTAGAATATTATATAGCACAGGGCTGTATCATTTTACTAATGTAATTGGCTGATTTGTTACTTTCATCTCGCTTTAGACTGTGGCCAAGAACGACAGCTATTTGATTCTGACTGTGTCAGGGATCCACTTCTTAatcctaacatggtgaaaaataGGGATCGACAGCAAGCAATCCTTAAGGGACTTTCAGAACTGAGACAGGTATGAGCTTTTTCAAGTGTAGATGTGTCTGTTCTTTATGTGGCGTGGGCGGTTCGGGGAACATGTTGAATGGCTGTTTTAAGTTACTTTGATGCATCCCAGGTTTTAACAAGTATTTCAGTTCCCGTATGTTGAACACAAATAAAATGGGACTTTCCTTGGACTTGCTTTTACATTGCCGTCTTTGAGTAGTTCTTTCCAGTACGAAATCATGAGACAGTTCCAAAATTAAGACAAGTTTATTGAGtaaaaaaaatgcatacattgGAACGGCAAAACATCAATAAGGccctaaaacaaaaaatacagttaCGCTTTAACAAATTCTTAGCAAtatgtggcttttaaaaaaaattgacgtGTTGGCAGTGTTTAGAACATTGACGTACATCCCAAATAGTAGTAAATTCAGTATGAAATTATACGTATAACCTTACTCACCAGATTACTTTTTCTCCCAAACTATTGTGACTTCTCATTATTTTACTCTCTGATTAAAACGGGTGACATCCTTACAACCTTTGCTCCATCCCTTGGGCTTTAAAAAGAATGGCTGTAGTTAGCTTTGATTCACTATATACTCTGTACTCAGGGAAGAATAAGCTTGTTGTTTATAAGTGCCCTTTTCCATGTCTTCATGTACCAATACCCTCTGCATTTCAAAATGCTGACTCAGATGTCTTCCCTCTACAGAACTAGAAAATTGTCCCCTTTGGTCTATTTACTCATTTGAAGACAAACAGGATTACTAAGagttttacataaattatttctttagagTGACAAAGTGTTAATTTACTTCTTGCTTAGTGGAGACAAAAATTGtgagataaagagaaaggaatatgATGTACACATTTACCCACAAATATAGTGCCCAGTGTTATTTCAGCAGGACCCTTCTATTAGCATCTAAGGTAAGGTTAGGACAGTCAAGATAAACACTggatgttggccaggcacagtgtggctcaagcctgtaatcccagcactttgggaggccgaggcaggtggatcacgaggtcagcagatcaagaccatcctggctaacacagtgaaaccctgtctctactaaaaacacaaaaaattagctgggtgtggtggtgggtgcctgtagtcccagctatttgggaggcaggagaatggcgtgaatctgggaggcggagcttgcagtgagccgagatcgcaccactgcactccagcttgggcaacacaacaagactccgtctcaaacaaaacaaaacaaaataaaaaaacactgtATGTATGTTAAGAGAGACGCCTCCTAGTATCTAAGAGCAGTTGGGGGTGGATTGGGGGAGAGGGAATGACTTCATTTACCCCCATAGTTTTGGAGgcttgatttttaagaaaattctcATCCCTACTGATTTTTATGCTAAAAATACAATCTTACAAATGTGATAGCTATATATCCAAATGAAGTGGTCTAGTACAAGCATTTCTGAAAAATTGTTGAATGACAATTTTATCCTAAGCAATATGTTTTCCAAGTGAATAGAATTCTAGTTTAACACAACATTGCAAGTCAGGTGTGCACATTTTACTAACATATATCAATGTGATTTCAGGGCCTTCTCCAGAAGCAAAAGGAGTTGGAAAGTAGTCTCCTGCCTTTAGCTGAAAATCCAGAAGATAATTTTGgttcttcattttaaatgtagaaaatcAAATCATTCACATTTGATTTGTGTCTTCCAAATTATAAAATGTGCTCACTGGCTCAACGGTATTTTTCAAATagcctagattttatttttttaaatgctcattaAAAACTTGTATACTATGTAGTAAAATGCTGTACTTGTTCTATACAATAAAACAGATACTTTTGTAAAAGCTTAGTAGTAAAAAAAAACATGTTCTTCTGCTCTGTCACCACCTGAGTATTGAAGCCCTataaaaaaaaacactacttACCTTAATATAGTCTGGCGTTCCTGGGACCTCACAGTGTTCTTTCACACTTTTTATGTAACTTATTAAGTGAAATACCACTCATGCATTTGTTCTAAAGTGCCAAAGTTCAGTTCTATCTAACTTATTAACACGTCTAGACCCATAACTCTATATAACTTTACTAAAATAACAAATTCAATTTAAGCTTCTGTGgaaattgtt encodes:
- the LOC105482439 gene encoding coiled-coil domain-containing protein 66 isoform X10 gives rise to the protein MMGNKTKIAKCPLRTKTGHILKSTQDTCIGSEKLLQKKTVGSETSQAKGEKNGMTFSSIKDLCKQCVDKDCLHIQKEISPATPNIQKTRNTVNTSLVAKQKPHKKHITAENMKSSLVCLTQDQLQQILMTVNQGNRSLSLTENGKEAKSQYSLHLNSISNQPKDENIMGLFKKTEMVSSVPAESKSVLNEHQDTSKQCEQKIAIENEWKPADIFSTLGEREHDRSSLEAKKAQWRKELDEQVALKKKEKEVSEKWNDPWKKSESDKIIWEKLQILDQSRETVLLEHPFSAVKQELQRKWIEELNKQIEDDRQRKIEEKIIYSKGEEHDRWAMHFDSLKSYPGSQSQLSSRSTHKQPEYFCVSPDTQELADVSSVCTPTTGSQVEPSEVEHRAKPIKDVVMANSKKTNFFRSMTALLDPAQIEERDRRRQKQLEHQKAITAQVEEKRRKKQLEEEQRKKEEQEEELRLAQEREEMQKQYEEDILKQKQKEEIMTVKTNELFQTMQRAQELAQRLKQEQRIRELAQKGHDTSRLIKNLGDMESRFVAQAGLELLPSDDPPTLASQSVGITGNFSLPVDTIQMEYNASTNISNSRHDSDEVSGKMNTYTNYTTSKKDTGVQTDDLNIGIFTNAESHCGSLMERDITNCSSPEISAELIGQFSTKKNKQELTQDKGASLEKENNRYNDQCNQFTRIEKQTKHMKKYPKRPDWNINKPPKRYIPASEKYPKQLQKQREEKKVRRQMELLHLVEKNNPGHISQNRGISPEIFHSSHQETESKFRWHLVKKEEEPLNIHSFSKERSPSPPVPAVKNRTQQTQNTLHLPLKNSSYERQNLISGGNQTELSPGISESSHFIPYVRTNEIYYLDPDAPLSQPSTQDPQYQNSQDCGQERQLFDSDCVRDPLLNPNMVKNRDRQQAILKGLSELRQLPKVSPQRGGCCAKAAPSTLILIQALELLGRSQTSLVS
- the LOC105482439 gene encoding coiled-coil domain-containing protein 66 isoform X7 — protein: MGNKTKIAKCPLRTKTGHILKSTQDTCIGSEKLLQKKTVGSETSQAKGEKNGMTFSSIKDLCKQCVDKDCLHIQKEISPATPNIQKTRNTVNTSLVAKQKPHKKHITAENMKSSLVCLTQDQLQQILMTVNQGNRSLSLTENGKEAKSQYSLHLNSISNQPKDENIMGLFKKTEMVSSVPAESKSVLNEHQDTSKQCEQKIAIENEWKPADIFSTLGEREHDRSSLEAKKAQWRKELDEQVALKKKEKEVSEKWNDPWKKSESDKIIWEKLQILDQSRETVLLEHPFSAVKQELQRKWIEELNKQIEDDRQRKIEEKIIYSKELADVSSVCTPTTGSQVEPSEVEHRAKPIKDVVMANSKKTNFFRSMTALLDPAQIEERDRRRQKQLEHQKAITAQVEEKRRKKQLEEEQRKKEEQEEELRLAQEREEMQKQYEEDILKQKQKEEIMTVKTNELFQTMQRAQELAQRLKQEQRIRELAQKGHDTSRLIKNLGDMESRFVAQAGLELLPSDDPPTLASQSVGITGNFSLPVDTIQMEYNASTNISNSRHDSDEVSGKMNTYTNYTTSKKDTGVQTDDLNIGIFTNAESHCGSLMERDITNCSSPEISAELIGQFSTKKNKQELTQDKGASLEKENNRYNDQCNQFTRIEKQTKHMKKYPKRPDWNINKPPKRYIPASEKYPKQLQKQREEKKVRRQMELLHLVEKNNPGHISQNRGISPEIFHSSHQETESKFRWHLVKKEEEPLNIHSFSKERSPSPPVPAVKNRTQQTQNTLHLPLKNSSYERQNLISGGNQTELSPGISESSHFIPYVRTNEIYYLDPDAPLSQPSTQDPQYQNSQDCGQERQLFDSDCVRDPLLNPNMVKNRDRQQAILKGLSELRQLPKVSPQRGGCCAKAAPSTLILIQALELLGRSQTSLVS
- the LOC105482439 gene encoding coiled-coil domain-containing protein 66 isoform X13 — its product is MGNKTKIAKCPLRTKTGHILKSTQDTCIGSEKLLQKKTVGSETSQAKGEKNGMTFSSIKDLCKQCVDKDCLHIQKEISPATPNIQKTRNTVNTSLVAKQKPHKKHITAENMKSSLVCLTQDQLQQILMTVNQGNRSLSLTENGKEAKSQYSLHLNSISNQPKDENIMGLFKKTEMVSSVPAESKSVLNEHQDTSKQCEQKIAIENEWKPADIFSTLGEREHDRSSLEAKKAQWRKELDEQVALKKKEKEVSEKWNDPWKKSESDKIIWEKLQILDQSRETVLLEHPFSAVKQELQRKWIEELNKQIEDDRQRKIEEKIIYSKELADVSSVCTPTTGSQVEPSEVEHRAKPIKDVVMANSKKTNFFRSMTALLDPAQIEERDRRRQKQLEHQKAITAQVEEKRRKKQLEEEQRKKEEQEEELRLAQEREEMQKQYEEDILKQKQKEEIMTVKTNELFQTMQRAQELAQRLKQEQRIRELAQKGHDTSRLIKNLGVDTIQMEYNASTNISNSRHDSDEVSGKMNTYTNYTTSKKDTGVQTDDLNIGIFTNAESHCGSLMERDITNCSSPEISAELIGQFSTKKNKQELTQDKGASLEKENNRYNDQCNQFTRIEKQTKHMKKYPKRPDWNINKPPKRYIPASEKYPKQLQKQREEKKVRRQMELLHLVEKNNPGHISQNRGISPEIFHSSHQETESKFRWHLVKKEEEPLNIHSFSKERSPSPPVPAVKNRTQQTQNTLHLPLKNSSYERQNLISGGNQTELSPGISESSHFIPYVRTNEIYYLDPDAPLSQPSTQDPQYQNSQDCGQERQLFDSDCVRDPLLNPNMVKNRDRQQAILKGLSELRQGLLQKQKELESSLLPLAENPEDNFGSSF